From Channa argus isolate prfri chromosome 18, Channa argus male v1.0, whole genome shotgun sequence, the proteins below share one genomic window:
- the LOC137103713 gene encoding phospholipase A2-like encodes MNTLQAVLLLAAGLCVAQGFNIRALTQFRKMILCVLPNSWPTLDYSDYGCYCGKGGSGTPVDDLDRCCQVHDQCYNDAMQHPKCWPIIDNPYTEFYDYSCDKENKKITCGNKNNECEMFICECDRKAAECFAISPWNPDHEHLPSDRCK; translated from the exons ATGAATACCTTGCAGGCTGTGCTTCTCTTGGCTGCAGGCCTCTGTGTTG cACAGGGCTTTAACATCAGGGCACTCACACAGTTTAGAAAGATGATCCTGTGCGTGCTGCCTAATAGCTGGCCCACTCTGGACTATTCCGACTACGGCTGCTACTGCGGTAAGGGAGGCTCCGGCACGCCCGTGGATGATCTGGACAG GTGCTGCCAAGTGCATGACCAGTGTTACAATGATGCAATGCAGCATCCTAAGTGCTGGCCCATCATTGACAACCCTTACACCGAGTTCTATGACTACAGctgtgacaaagaaaacaaaaagatcaCTTGTGGCA ACAAAAACAACGAATGTGAAATGTTCATTTGTGAGTGTGACAGGaaggctgctgagtgttttgCCATATCACCTTGGAACCCTGATCATGAGCACCTGCCAAGCGACCGCTGCAAATAA
- the ppp1r3c2a gene encoding protein phosphatase 1 regulatory subunit 3C-B, with protein MSCTRVLHAFGSRPQPAVMPVDLAMCLSLSQQQPLYQLLSMSPLKHTPCDGLLADCPPRLSPHSSRHSSSSSSSSSLPASPLTSEPRSCFRRDSVGVNKKHVVFADAKGLALTAVRFLIPEHSSPSYTRVAAKLQRQQSMSNRPHRYKMRLGFPQPTMDIKAFLARLRETHVQLESCNITERTLSGRVCVSHVSSEKTVHIKVTFDSWRSHYDIPCMFLLQQRCAGSDMEVFSFDISMPQNVSPKERIAFCVVVRPGLGATPHWDNNRGQNYSVCMETDGSNASQADINHYRYPTFSKYQSAFWPSHVSLSMQNSADLQYLQRSLSSRVRTEWKSLCSSK; from the exons ATGAGTTGTACAAG AGTACTCCATGCCTTTGGTAGTCGCCCTCAGCCTGCTGTGATGCCAGTTGACCTCGCCATGTGTCTGAGTCTCAGCCAGCAGCAGCCTCTTTATCAACTGCTGTCTATGTCTCCGCTGAAACACACACCGTGTGACGGTCTGCTGGCTGACTGTCCCCCAAGGCTTAGCCCTCACTCTTCACGtcactcctcttcttcctcttcatcttcatcgCTGCCTGCTTCCCCTTTGACCTCAGAGCCTCGAAGCTGCTTCCGCAGAGATAGTGTCGGTGTGAACAAGAAGCATGTGGTCTTTGCAGATGCCAAAGGACTGGCACTGACGGCTGTACGTTTTCTCATCCCTGAACACTCTTCCCCCTCTTATACGCGGGTTGCAGCGAAACTGCAACGCCAACAGTCGATGTCAAACAGACCGCACCGCTACAAGATGCGTCTGGGTTTCCCTCAGCCAACAATGGACATTAAAGCTTTCCTTGCACGGCTGCGAGAAACACATGTACAGCTTGAAAGCTGCAACATTACAGAACGCACCTTAAGTGGAAGAGTGTGTGTTTCCCACGTCAGCAGTGAAAAGACTGTGCATATAAAAGTGACATTTGACTCTTGGCGAAGCCATTATGACATTCCTTGcatgtttctgctgcagcagcgCTGTGCAGGTTCTGATATGGAGGTTTTTTCCTTTGACATAAGCATGCCCCAGAATGTAAGTCCAAAGGAGCGAATTGCGTTTTGTGTGGTCGTCAGGCCAGGACTTGGCGCAACACCCCACTGggacaacaacagaggacaGAATTATAGCGTTTGCATGGAAACGGATGGATCAAATGCCAGCCAAGCTGACATTAACCATTACCGTTACCCCACATTTTCCAAATATCAATCAGCATTTTGGCCTTCGCATGTGTCCCTCAGCATGCAGAACTCTGCTGATCTACAGTATCTTCAGAGGAGTTTATCCAGCAGAGTCAGGACAGAGTGGAAAAGTCTGTGTTCATCTAAGTAG